A stretch of Vigna angularis cultivar LongXiaoDou No.4 chromosome 4, ASM1680809v1, whole genome shotgun sequence DNA encodes these proteins:
- the LOC108330406 gene encoding uncharacterized protein LOC108330406 produces the protein MNVQISEQFVAPQFKIYNGTTDPESHIKTFSNAMAFRTGNDAIWCRAFSLSLEDEALEWFNTLPHNSIENFAGLKQLFIKQFAASSTQELTVFELMTLKQGKDETLRTFMDRYQKTVRRVKSLTPELALHYVLPALKPGPFKDSVCRRAPKTMEELRERAADEIRVEEMKLSYKKENQEARGERADNGKSNPSAGKPSGSRHRE, from the coding sequence ATGAATGTCCAAATTTCGGAACAATTCGTGGCTCCGCAATTCAAAATATACAACGGGACGACGGACCCCGAGTCCCATATCAAGACGTTCTCGAACGCAATGGCATTCCGAACGGGCAACGATGCCATTTGGTGTCGAGCGTTCTCGCTTTCATTGGAGGACGAAGCATTGGAATGGTTCAACACCCTCCCTCATAATTCCATCGAAAACTTTGCAGGGTTAAAACAATTATTCATCAAACAATTCGCGGCCAGTAGCACCCAAGAATTGACCGTTTTCGAATTAATGACCCTTAAGCAAGGGAAGGATGAAACGCTACGAACGTTCATGGATAGGTACCAGAAGACCGTCCGGCGCGTGAAGAGCCTGACCCCAGAGCTCGCCCTCCACTACGTCTTACCAGCCCTCAAACCAGGACCGTTCAAGGATAGCGTCTGCAGGCGAGCGCCCAAAACGATGGAAGAGCTGAGAGAACGGGCGGCAGATGAAATAAGGGTGGAGGAGATGAAGCTCTCGTATAAAAAGGAGAACCAGGAGGCGCGGGGAGAAAGGGCGGACAACGGTAAATCCAATCCTTCCGCGGGAAAACCGTCCGGCTCTAGGCACAGAGAGTAG